The nucleotide window GCGAGCACGGAGGCCAGCGAACTTTTACCGGAACCGTTAGGGCCCATGATGGCATGTGTTTCGCCTTTACCTATTTCCAGGTTAATGCCTTTCAGAATTTGTTTCCCTTCTACTTCTGCGTGCAGATTTTTAATCGTCAGCATGATTGTTTTATTTCGTTCTGTATGTAGTTAATTGGATAAACGAATTATCCAACGCTTCCTTCAAGTGTGATAGATAATAATTTCTGTGCTTCCACGGCAAATTCCATGGGGAGCTGGTTCAGTACTTCCTTCACGTAACCGTTTACGATCAGGGCTACGGCTTTCTCCGTATCGATGCCACGGGCATTCAGATAAAATATCTGATCTTCTCCGATTTTGGAGGTGGTGGCTTCGTGTTCGATCATCGCGGTTTTATTGCGGGATTCGATATACGGGAAGGTGTGGGAGCCGCACTCGTTGCCGATCAGCAGAGAGTCGCACTGGGTAAAGTTACGGGCATTGTCTGCTCTGGGTCCTACCGCTACCAGACCGCGGTAGCTGTTGTCACCTCTGCCGGCGGAGATACCTTTGGAGATGATACGGCTTTTGGTGCCTTTACCGATATGGTGGATCTTGGTGCCGGTGTCTGCGATCTGTTTGTTACGCACCACAGCCACGGAGTAAAATTCACCTTCAGAGTAATCACCCTGGAGGATAACGCTGGGGTATTTCCAGGTGATGGCGGAACCGGTTTCTACCTGTGTCCAGGAGATCTTGCTGGCATTGCCTTTACAGATACCTCTTTTGGTCACGAAGTTGTAGATACCGCCTTTACCGTCTTTATCGCCGGGGTACCAGTTCTGAACGGTAGAATATTTGATTTCTGCATGGTCCATAGCGATCAGTTCCACTACGGCGGCGTGCAGCTGGTTTTCATCACGCATCGGGGCGGTACAGCCTTCCAGGTAGCTTACGTAGCTGCCTTCGTCTGCGATGATGAGGGTACGCTCAAACTGACCGGTGTTCTGTGCATTGATACGGAAGTAAGTGCTCAGTTCCATCGGGCAGCGTACACCCTTGGGTATATAAGTGAATGAACCGTCGGAAAATACGGCGGCATTCAGTGCAGCAAAAATATTATCGGAGTGGGGAACCACAGAACCCAGGTATTTTTTAACCA belongs to Chitinophaga sp. HK235 and includes:
- the sufB gene encoding Fe-S cluster assembly protein SufB, translated to MINSNEIIDDIANKEYEFGFTTDIEMDIAPTGLNEDIIRFISAKKNEPEWLLEWRLKGFAAFKKMQYPSWQHFEMPALDLQAISYYAAPRKKKQLNSLDEVDPELLATFEKLGIPLNEQKALAGVAVDAVFDSVSVATTFKGKLKEMGVIFCSFGEAVQEYPDLVKKYLGSVVPHSDNIFAALNAAVFSDGSFTYIPKGVRCPMELSTYFRINAQNTGQFERTLIIADEGSYVSYLEGCTAPMRDENQLHAAVVELIAMDHAEIKYSTVQNWYPGDKDGKGGIYNFVTKRGICKGNASKISWTQVETGSAITWKYPSVILQGDYSEGEFYSVAVVRNKQIADTGTKIHHIGKGTKSRIISKGISAGRGDNSYRGLVAVGPRADNARNFTQCDSLLIGNECGSHTFPYIESRNKTAMIEHEATTSKIGEDQIFYLNARGIDTEKAVALIVNGYVKEVLNQLPMEFAVEAQKLLSITLEGSVG